One region of Clostridiaceae bacterium genomic DNA includes:
- the miaA gene encoding tRNA (adenosine(37)-N6)-dimethylallyltransferase MiaA, translated as MGNAIVIVGPTAVGKTKVSIDLAREINGEIISADSMQVYKFMDIGTAKPDEEEMCGVNHYLISCIYPDQEFSVAKFKELALKYMDEITEKGKIPIIVGGTGLYINSLVYNINFSDTITDWELRESLRKEAEEKGNEYLHEMLKEIDPESAERIHKNDIKRIIRAIEVYKYTNKTISQHQRTSRTEPSKYKFLIYGLQMERAKLYDRINRRVDAMIRKGLVNEVRKLVEMGYDKNSIAMQGLGYKQILWYLKGLTTLEESIYLLKRDTRRYAKRQLTWFKRLEGVKWINVDRLGEEGGALREIQSNIALTGIIL; from the coding sequence TTGGGAAATGCTATTGTAATTGTCGGACCTACGGCTGTGGGAAAGACAAAAGTATCCATAGATCTTGCCCGGGAAATAAATGGCGAGATAATATCAGCTGACTCAATGCAAGTATATAAATTCATGGATATAGGGACTGCAAAACCTGACGAAGAGGAAATGTGCGGTGTAAATCATTATCTTATTAGCTGTATATATCCTGACCAGGAATTTAGTGTTGCAAAGTTTAAGGAATTGGCCTTAAAATATATGGATGAAATAACTGAAAAAGGTAAAATTCCAATAATTGTTGGTGGAACAGGATTATACATAAATTCCCTGGTATATAATATTAATTTTTCGGATACAATAACTGATTGGGAACTTCGTGAGAGCCTGAGAAAGGAAGCAGAGGAGAAGGGTAATGAATATCTGCATGAAATGCTTAAGGAAATTGATCCCGAGTCAGCGGAAAGAATTCATAAAAATGATATTAAAAGAATCATAAGAGCTATAGAAGTGTATAAATATACTAATAAAACAATTTCCCAGCATCAGAGGACTTCGAGAACAGAACCTTCCAAATACAAGTTTTTAATTTACGGTCTGCAAATGGAAAGGGCAAAACTCTATGATAGAATAAACAGAAGAGTTGATGCAATGATCAGGAAAGGTCTTGTCAATGAGGTCAGAAAGCTTGTTGAAATGGGTTATGACAAAAACTCCATTGCTATGCAGGGACTGGGTTACAAACAAATTTTGTGGTACCTGAAGGGCTTAACGACTCTTGAAGAGTCAATTTATCTATTGAAAAGAGATACCAGAAGATATGCAAAAAGGCAATTGACCTGGTTTAAAAGACTTGAGGGTGTCAAATGGATAAACGTAGACAGATTGGGGGAAGAGGGTGGAGCGCTTAGAGAAATCCAATCAAATATTGCATTGACTGGAATTATCTTATAA
- the hfq gene encoding RNA chaperone Hfq, with product MNKTNINLQDVFLNQVRKEYIAVTVYLTNGFQLKGLVKGFDNFTVVLETDGKQQLIYKHAISTIAPLKAVNLIFNDSGKE from the coding sequence GTGAACAAGACAAATATTAATTTACAGGATGTTTTTTTAAATCAAGTACGTAAAGAATACATAGCAGTTACAGTATATTTAACAAATGGTTTTCAGCTAAAAGGATTAGTAAAAGGGTTCGATAATTTTACTGTTGTTTTGGAAACTGATGGGAAACAGCAACTTATATATAAACATGCAATATCCACTATAGCTCCATTGAAAGCAGTTAATCTTATTTTTAATGATAGTGGAAAAGAATAA